The Priestia koreensis genome window below encodes:
- a CDS encoding prokaryotic E2 ligase family D protein, translated as MDVLIKLSDTPANLEFPVEIKHMHGEITEKEFYMKLEDLVAELSNAISNKAKAIVETPILPKECVKHVWLDYSGAVQQVTIDVPKAQHTIHYNNKKLTDVGFPRLLFTYHISHEVCQLTHIVAVKGVGRMKPSTPLYHFPYSHVSLSGDVCMGTNTFPVTKEITALATYHSLFFNAPFGSDYGAKSTTGMPINKLFEQAENQPFNEEWLLPINQTFQEYFNYKK; from the coding sequence ATGGATGTGCTAATCAAACTTTCCGATACACCTGCCAATCTTGAATTCCCTGTGGAAATTAAGCATATGCACGGTGAGATTACCGAAAAAGAGTTTTACATGAAACTTGAGGATCTCGTTGCTGAACTATCGAATGCGATCTCAAATAAGGCAAAAGCAATCGTGGAAACCCCTATTCTACCGAAAGAATGCGTAAAGCACGTTTGGTTAGATTATAGCGGCGCTGTGCAGCAAGTCACCATTGACGTGCCAAAGGCCCAGCATACGATCCACTATAACAATAAGAAATTAACGGACGTTGGATTTCCACGACTTCTGTTCACGTATCATATTTCACATGAGGTCTGTCAATTAACCCATATTGTAGCGGTAAAAGGAGTAGGTCGCATGAAGCCTTCTACCCCTTTGTATCACTTCCCCTATTCACATGTATCGTTAAGCGGTGATGTATGTATGGGAACGAATACGTTTCCTGTTACAAAAGAGATTACAGCGCTAGCAACCTATCATTCACTCTTTTTCAATGCACCATTTGGAAGTGATTATGGCGCAAAGAGTACAACAGGGATGCCTATTAATAAGCTGTTTGAACAAGCTGAAAATCAACCATTCAATGAAGAATGGCTTTTACCTATTAATCAAACATTTCAAGAGTATTTCAACTATAAAAAATAA
- a CDS encoding DUF4258 domain-containing protein: MKILKEIKKVLMGGNGYFVIGHHVKKRLLDRGYVKGDIIGVIYNGNVVEVQYDQKFKALKYVIAGSDLDGHPMVIVVARLPQHVFKVVTVMPPLDKNRFDRCI, encoded by the coding sequence ATGAAGATTTTAAAGGAAATTAAAAAGGTGTTAATGGGTGGAAACGGTTATTTTGTGATCGGTCACCATGTGAAAAAACGATTGTTAGATCGTGGGTACGTCAAAGGAGACATTATAGGGGTTATTTACAACGGAAACGTCGTGGAGGTTCAATATGATCAAAAATTTAAAGCGCTTAAGTATGTCATTGCTGGAAGTGATTTAGATGGTCATCCGATGGTCATTGTGGTCGCACGGCTACCTCAACATGTATTTAAGGTAGTAACCGTTATGCCTCCACTGGATAAGAATCGCTTTGATCGGTGTATTTAG
- a CDS encoding DUF7225 domain-containing protein gives MNIYEKMKKVLEGQENQFFTLSEIRTKLNETYGVNSSSVIPSDFCYNRLNKGITFQKHLFEYAERNGYRYLGENYPYTGLIYRRSSELKRDIVVGEWVKGDKFLGKTVESTSFQDNLIEEYTPEEISLEQIKRLYSQYSEILKLELSLLNCKATELRHLTGRIGEFICAIETNGNLARQTNQHGFDVISNERRISVKTTAQTENHITINQRTFEQFDDFFVVQYLDGEFKTIFYGPKEEIIPILKVYNDKYELPILKLKSLKNRSLIEK, from the coding sequence ATGAACATCTACGAAAAAATGAAAAAAGTTTTAGAAGGGCAAGAAAATCAATTTTTTACTCTGTCAGAAATCAGAACTAAGTTAAATGAGACATATGGAGTAAATTCAAGTAGCGTTATTCCTTCAGACTTTTGTTATAACCGATTAAATAAGGGAATTACTTTTCAGAAACATCTATTTGAATATGCAGAAAGAAATGGCTACAGGTACTTAGGTGAAAATTACCCCTATACTGGTTTAATCTATCGCCGTTCTTCCGAATTAAAAAGGGATATTGTAGTAGGAGAATGGGTTAAAGGTGACAAATTCTTAGGCAAAACAGTGGAATCAACTTCATTTCAGGATAATTTAATAGAGGAATACACACCTGAAGAGATAAGTTTAGAGCAAATCAAGAGGTTATATAGTCAATACAGTGAAATCTTAAAGTTAGAGTTAAGTCTATTAAACTGTAAAGCCACAGAGTTAAGACACTTAACGGGTAGAATTGGTGAATTTATTTGTGCTATTGAAACTAATGGAAACCTTGCACGTCAGACCAATCAGCATGGATTTGATGTAATTAGTAATGAAAGACGTATTAGTGTCAAGACCACCGCCCAAACGGAAAATCACATAACCATTAATCAGAGAACATTTGAACAATTTGATGACTTTTTTGTGGTTCAGTACCTTGATGGAGAGTTTAAGACAATCTTTTACGGTCCTAAAGAGGAGATTATTCCAATTCTAAAAGTGTATAATGATAAATATGAATTACCTATTCTAAAGTTAAAATCTCTAAAGAACCGTTCTTTAATTGAAAAATAG
- a CDS encoding Mov34/MPN/PAD-1 family protein, translating into MTFQQTNLFALLGMEEEVTVSVEDVKKQETAPKSTSNGKPASSKKDAPAAPSSTFTILADATIRYCGLDLPVTNYFSVEEIEKGIPMKKSGDKIAYQKITETTLRQKLEEDFPELVAGFTSIVYMKDKNLLVPVLQAKKKGLHCTESSSTESSFTTIGKIPFSLLSDFISIARQYSSQFKTEVHADIFVDLDKKEYFLYFPQQHVHRFWVEITEDPTMTALNLLEMRHRKIGEIHSHHEMAAWPSMTDNENERSSLLYVIVGKVHDFFPHVTARTFLKEMKTHLPLEIRSVFQDTFTRSPHQYDLSGIEVVDHD; encoded by the coding sequence ATGACATTTCAACAAACAAACCTTTTTGCACTTTTAGGAATGGAAGAAGAAGTAACTGTTAGCGTGGAAGATGTGAAAAAGCAAGAAACTGCACCAAAAAGCACATCGAATGGAAAACCAGCATCATCGAAGAAAGATGCGCCTGCAGCTCCTTCTAGCACATTTACGATCCTAGCAGATGCGACGATTCGTTATTGTGGACTTGATTTGCCCGTAACGAATTACTTTTCCGTCGAGGAAATTGAAAAAGGGATTCCCATGAAAAAAAGTGGTGATAAGATTGCCTATCAAAAAATAACGGAAACGACCCTTCGCCAAAAACTTGAAGAAGACTTTCCTGAATTAGTGGCAGGCTTCACGTCCATTGTGTACATGAAAGACAAAAACTTACTCGTTCCTGTCCTACAGGCAAAAAAGAAAGGGCTACATTGTACGGAGTCTTCCTCTACGGAAAGCTCTTTTACTACCATTGGAAAGATTCCTTTCTCGTTGCTTAGTGACTTCATATCTATTGCGAGACAATATTCAAGTCAATTCAAGACCGAAGTACATGCGGATATTTTCGTGGATTTAGACAAGAAGGAATACTTCCTCTACTTCCCTCAGCAGCATGTACATCGTTTTTGGGTAGAAATCACCGAAGATCCTACCATGACTGCCTTGAACTTGTTAGAGATGAGACATCGGAAAATCGGAGAAATCCATAGTCATCATGAGATGGCGGCATGGCCCTCAATGACCGATAATGAAAACGAAAGAAGTTCCCTCTTATATGTGATTGTCGGAAAAGTACATGACTTCTTCCCGCACGTTACAGCGAGAACCTTTCTGAAAGAGATGAAGACCCACCTACCGTTAGAAATTCGTTCGGTCTTTCAAGATACGTTTACACGATCACCGCACCAATACGATCTTTCTGGAATTGAGGTAGTGGATCATGACTAA
- a CDS encoding ThiF family adenylyltransferase, with protein sequence MTNPTSTQRMVIDFRNQTGIEQEVFPHILQVGTGGTGTYVTQQIAQLLSVMPQVGKYILADADVVENKNLNNQLFLPKDVGLKKADVLARRYRSAYKLQISSYSSEYVESVETLETLFHKEYLEGASGRFYLPILISNVDNNYSRSIFHQFFEEHEGNLLYIDVGNEAVAIPEGNPIKETWSEEEKQTYDRSGYTGQLVCGLKIGRKVICEPIASIYPDILEDNDEIAPSQLSCSALLASEPQRLITNRYAAMCVGTVLNEVLLTGKLSTHKMVFHALRGHMRSEGIYL encoded by the coding sequence ATGACTAATCCAACATCAACTCAACGCATGGTTATTGATTTTCGAAATCAAACAGGAATTGAACAAGAAGTGTTTCCACATATCTTGCAAGTAGGAACCGGTGGAACGGGCACATATGTCACACAACAGATTGCCCAGTTGCTTTCCGTGATGCCACAGGTAGGAAAATACATTCTTGCCGACGCTGATGTTGTCGAGAACAAAAACCTAAACAATCAATTGTTTCTCCCGAAAGACGTGGGCTTGAAGAAAGCGGATGTCTTGGCTAGACGTTATCGTAGCGCTTATAAGCTTCAGATTTCTAGCTATTCATCCGAATATGTAGAAAGCGTTGAAACCCTTGAAACCCTCTTTCATAAGGAATACTTAGAAGGAGCTTCAGGACGATTCTACTTGCCTATTCTCATTTCAAACGTTGACAACAATTATAGCCGATCGATCTTTCATCAATTTTTTGAAGAGCATGAAGGAAACTTACTCTATATTGATGTAGGAAATGAAGCAGTCGCGATACCAGAAGGAAATCCTATAAAGGAAACGTGGAGTGAAGAAGAAAAACAGACGTATGACAGAAGCGGTTATACAGGACAATTAGTTTGTGGGCTGAAAATTGGTCGAAAAGTCATCTGTGAGCCCATTGCATCCATCTATCCTGATATCTTAGAGGACAATGATGAAATTGCACCGTCTCAATTGTCTTGTTCGGCACTATTAGCATCTGAACCACAGCGCTTAATCACCAATCGATATGCAGCCATGTGCGTAGGTACGGTTTTGAATGAGGTTTTGCTTACAGGCAAACTTTCTACTCACAAAATGGTATTCCATGCGTTACGTGGTCATATGAGGAGTGAAGGTATTTATTTGTAG
- a CDS encoding helix-turn-helix domain-containing protein translates to MHKQSTPPRFRDLTIDDDVERLMVLRKRFDLRQYELANALGVSESYLGTIENRTKPLSKKMIRKLDAYLAQRLWR, encoded by the coding sequence ATGCACAAGCAATCAACACCTCCACGCTTCCGAGATCTTACTATTGATGATGACGTTGAACGTCTTATGGTTCTTCGAAAGAGATTTGACTTGAGACAGTATGAACTTGCGAATGCACTAGGTGTAAGCGAAAGCTACTTAGGAACAATTGAAAATCGTACGAAGCCATTGTCGAAAAAGATGATTCGAAAATTAGATGCGTACCTTGCACAACGATTATGGAGGTAA
- a CDS encoding PrgI family protein — MRKVTVPVDMSSEQKTILGILSKRQLTYSIVAGVLIYFYGPFFFRMASSFYLGVAFFILSALPTAVFTIVLAFVKKEKVGMYFDRYLLTKMGYKNEIGLWRKGTHAKEWMVKRK; from the coding sequence ATGCGAAAAGTTACCGTTCCCGTCGATATGTCTTCGGAACAGAAAACCATTTTAGGGATCTTGTCAAAACGACAACTGACGTACTCAATCGTTGCGGGGGTGCTCATCTATTTTTATGGGCCATTCTTCTTCCGAATGGCATCTAGCTTTTATCTAGGTGTGGCGTTCTTTATTCTTTCAGCCCTTCCGACGGCAGTGTTCACGATTGTGTTAGCCTTTGTCAAAAAGGAGAAGGTGGGCATGTATTTTGACCGGTACCTCCTTACTAAAATGGGTTATAAAAATGAAATTGGATTGTGGCGAAAAGGCACACACGCCAAAGAATGGATGGTGAAACGCAAGTGA
- a CDS encoding Rad52/Rad22 family DNA repair protein, with amino-acid sequence MTNLTEQEIMQGLQAPFPAKDLEWRVQSTIKTRNDKIRSIAVPYITNRAIQDRLDQVVGPMNWRNSYETWRDKGVLCGISIKFGDEWIQKFDGADETSYEATKGGFSAAHKRAGAVWGLGRYLYSLSEFWVDIHDKKTDNSNNWEYMKTKIKVDNKEVYIKGYWKIPTLPNWALPSSHQPSVSSTNNQSYVPPTPNENPTNSPQGNNMPHVNQGQLHGEHDPDRENYTNYLKNMEKSIGLTENQGFVVSLYNRVNPDHKVRTANEVYSVTTPKDNLRNYYSLLKPVYDLMKVAQNHNINEQQLFGYAQIITGKEHSSVLSLFSTITPQHVAQITEIIRSEQGNNAYQTA; translated from the coding sequence ATGACAAACTTAACAGAACAAGAGATTATGCAAGGATTACAAGCGCCTTTTCCAGCGAAAGATTTAGAATGGCGCGTGCAAAGTACTATAAAAACCAGAAATGATAAGATTCGTAGCATAGCTGTACCATACATCACCAATCGCGCAATTCAAGATCGTCTTGATCAAGTCGTTGGACCGATGAATTGGCGTAACTCGTACGAAACATGGCGGGACAAAGGTGTTCTTTGTGGGATTTCAATCAAATTCGGAGATGAGTGGATTCAAAAATTTGACGGCGCCGATGAAACTTCCTATGAAGCAACCAAAGGCGGATTCTCTGCTGCTCACAAGCGGGCAGGTGCTGTGTGGGGATTAGGTCGATATCTTTATTCACTCAGTGAATTTTGGGTTGATATACACGATAAGAAAACGGATAACTCAAATAATTGGGAGTACATGAAAACTAAAATTAAAGTAGATAATAAAGAGGTATACATTAAAGGCTATTGGAAAATCCCAACGTTACCAAATTGGGCATTGCCTTCTTCCCATCAACCGAGCGTAAGTTCAACGAATAATCAGTCATACGTGCCCCCTACTCCGAATGAGAATCCAACGAATTCTCCACAAGGAAACAATATGCCTCACGTAAACCAAGGGCAGTTGCATGGTGAACATGATCCAGATCGTGAAAATTACACCAATTATTTAAAAAACATGGAGAAATCCATTGGTTTAACGGAAAATCAAGGGTTTGTGGTGAGCTTATATAATCGCGTCAATCCTGATCATAAAGTTCGAACAGCAAATGAAGTGTATAGTGTTACGACACCAAAAGATAACCTTCGGAACTACTATTCTTTGTTAAAACCGGTGTATGACTTAATGAAAGTCGCGCAAAACCATAATATCAATGAACAGCAATTATTTGGTTATGCGCAAATTATCACGGGCAAAGAACATTCAAGTGTCTTGAGTCTTTTCTCTACGATTACGCCACAACATGTCGCACAGATCACAGAGATAATTCGTTCTGAACAAGGAAACAACGCCTATCAAACAGCTTAA
- a CDS encoding VirB4 family type IV secretion system protein codes for MIVMGKKKNNKQAKEIEENIDTQESSTIEFGSKDTSKKGKKGKEGPIDYQWDTKPTFWDVVSPEGMVIDSPDYGVIKQSLGTNTYFRPFFITRDGYPRKMQTTWLNTLTSSGEMDVLIDIHKVPKSEAVRTLQRQVTMLESNLSFQKKRGNIDQIQDLETKIIDTNQLMSEIQFSENDSYNTSVLGVLYGESEKDLNRYSEKLEDELKGMFFKVATTWSRIKKGFRSALPFGQNEIHDSFRNMDRRALSTFAPFISGSGTFLGGVPIGINRITGQKEFINSFGSEDYRPQNYNMGILGIPGSGKSLAMKMKIARENAGANVYANIIDPEGEFVRITKRLGGINLNISEESDIIINPCAINYTDIPLDEDDEEMDLLEDADDKEIIEKNGKRYIRFVPVREKANELLAFFDIIIRGKDSADSGLDVFERNYLEEAIESVFKELGITTHPESLFKNEVQTVNGHIVQSKVRKPEPEILQIYEYLVDKYGEDLKAERLIAGIKPFLRTGSKPIFDGQTFLGRGITQTLMASRLVNFNISQMEEGFLKPIAYHVLLNYIWEHFVKNLDNSTKKKYVYCDELWQFIDNDLTVAFFEKLARRARKRNCGFCWASQDFVRILEHPKSRGILTSTFSYLFFQQNKIDLKRIKENFDLSNGEVEILFNNPGKGEGIFRVGSSSVWLQTDPSDEEMVFIESNTAVLEELLDRRKRQRFQDETPA; via the coding sequence TTGATCGTGATGGGGAAGAAAAAGAACAACAAGCAGGCTAAAGAAATTGAAGAAAACATAGACACACAAGAGTCGTCAACGATTGAATTTGGCTCAAAAGACACCTCAAAAAAAGGAAAGAAGGGCAAGGAGGGTCCGATTGATTACCAATGGGACACGAAACCCACCTTTTGGGACGTCGTCTCTCCAGAAGGAATGGTCATCGATTCGCCAGATTACGGAGTCATTAAACAATCACTCGGAACAAACACCTATTTTCGACCATTCTTTATTACGCGCGATGGATATCCTCGTAAAATGCAAACGACGTGGCTCAACACACTGACATCTAGTGGAGAAATGGATGTCCTCATTGATATTCATAAAGTACCGAAGTCCGAAGCGGTTCGTACGCTTCAACGACAAGTCACCATGTTAGAATCCAACCTTTCGTTTCAAAAGAAGCGAGGAAACATTGACCAAATTCAAGACCTTGAGACAAAGATTATCGATACGAACCAATTAATGAGTGAAATTCAGTTCTCGGAGAATGACAGTTACAATACGTCCGTTCTAGGTGTTCTATACGGTGAAAGTGAAAAGGATTTAAACCGTTATAGCGAAAAGCTAGAAGATGAACTAAAGGGAATGTTCTTTAAAGTGGCGACCACATGGTCGCGCATTAAGAAAGGCTTTCGTTCCGCGCTGCCTTTCGGTCAAAATGAAATCCATGATTCGTTTCGAAATATGGACCGACGCGCGTTAAGTACGTTCGCCCCTTTTATTAGCGGAAGCGGAACGTTCTTAGGCGGTGTACCCATAGGGATTAACCGTATCACCGGGCAAAAGGAATTTATCAACTCCTTCGGTAGTGAAGACTACCGCCCTCAAAACTACAACATGGGGATTCTCGGTATTCCAGGATCAGGGAAAAGTTTGGCCATGAAGATGAAGATTGCCCGTGAAAATGCAGGGGCCAATGTATACGCAAATATCATCGATCCAGAAGGTGAGTTTGTCCGAATTACGAAGCGTCTAGGAGGCATTAACCTCAACATCTCAGAAGAATCGGACATCATCATTAATCCATGCGCCATTAACTATACGGATATTCCCTTAGATGAAGACGATGAAGAAATGGATCTTTTGGAAGATGCCGATGATAAGGAGATTATTGAGAAGAACGGCAAGCGCTACATTCGATTCGTGCCGGTTCGTGAGAAAGCAAACGAACTTCTCGCATTCTTTGATATCATCATTCGAGGAAAAGATTCAGCTGACTCAGGACTCGATGTGTTCGAACGAAATTACCTAGAAGAAGCCATTGAATCTGTCTTTAAAGAGCTAGGCATTACCACTCATCCAGAATCGCTCTTTAAAAATGAGGTTCAAACCGTAAACGGTCATATCGTGCAGTCGAAAGTCCGAAAGCCTGAGCCTGAAATTCTTCAAATTTATGAGTACCTTGTGGACAAGTATGGAGAGGATTTGAAAGCGGAGCGACTCATTGCGGGCATTAAACCGTTCTTACGAACGGGATCAAAGCCGATCTTCGATGGGCAAACGTTTTTAGGACGAGGAATTACGCAAACGCTGATGGCGTCTCGACTTGTGAACTTTAATATTAGTCAAATGGAAGAAGGGTTTTTAAAGCCGATTGCGTACCATGTATTGCTTAACTACATATGGGAGCACTTTGTGAAAAACCTTGATAATTCCACCAAGAAAAAATATGTCTATTGCGATGAGCTATGGCAGTTCATCGATAACGATTTAACGGTGGCGTTCTTTGAAAAGTTAGCCCGTCGTGCGCGTAAGCGTAACTGTGGGTTCTGTTGGGCTTCACAGGACTTTGTTCGAATCTTAGAGCACCCGAAATCAAGGGGTATTCTGACCTCTACTTTCTCGTACCTGTTCTTCCAACAAAATAAGATTGATTTAAAACGAATTAAAGAGAACTTCGATTTAAGTAATGGAGAAGTCGAGATTCTCTTCAATAACCCTGGTAAGGGAGAAGGCATCTTCCGTGTCGGAAGTAGTTCTGTGTGGCTGCAGACCGATCCATCAGATGAAGAAATGGTCTTCATTGAATCGAACACAGCCGTACTAGAAGAATTGTTAGACCGACGTAAGAGACAACGTTTTCAAGACGAAACACCTGCATAG
- the dnaN gene encoding DNA polymerase III subunit beta, with protein sequence MKFEINKELLLEGFNKVVKVLGGKTSQPILNGILLEVEEDQLIFTGSDATETMRHCIPIVDQSIVVVQPGRIVFPREIVDITKKLNKKLTFSTNDFVVQIDSGKSHFELNCLDAAEYPTFPALSLTTPSVVLKGTEFSDCIKKTTFNASDSPSRPILQGVNVQLKKDCTELVCTDSHRLGRVLIPHENEHELSIVVPAKLLDKSSKAFNLELDIEIFVHEQNLMIKNGQTVYLTRLLDGKYPDTSRLIPATSKSKMVVSRKELLDGLELVKEIANSADGNANGIIKIEVKSEVSISSFQAQRGKGKVDVAYDSIEGDGEFTLSCSARYIIDALKAMETEYITFQFNGTASPFLLYPADEGKIKELQLVLPVRTA encoded by the coding sequence ATGAAATTTGAGATTAATAAAGAGTTATTACTAGAGGGTTTTAATAAGGTAGTAAAGGTATTAGGCGGAAAAACATCTCAGCCTATTTTAAATGGTATTTTACTTGAAGTGGAAGAGGATCAATTAATCTTCACAGGATCAGATGCGACCGAAACCATGAGACATTGTATACCAATCGTTGATCAATCAATTGTTGTCGTTCAACCAGGTCGTATCGTCTTTCCACGAGAAATCGTCGATATTACGAAAAAGTTGAACAAGAAACTTACGTTCTCGACAAATGATTTTGTGGTCCAAATTGATTCAGGAAAAAGTCATTTTGAACTGAATTGTTTAGATGCAGCCGAGTATCCAACGTTTCCAGCACTTTCACTAACCACTCCTTCCGTTGTACTCAAAGGAACAGAGTTTAGTGATTGCATTAAGAAAACGACTTTCAATGCGAGTGATTCTCCTTCTCGACCGATTCTACAAGGTGTGAACGTACAACTCAAAAAGGATTGTACGGAGCTCGTCTGTACGGATAGTCATCGTTTAGGACGAGTTCTCATCCCACACGAAAATGAGCACGAATTATCCATTGTCGTTCCTGCCAAGCTTTTGGATAAGTCATCAAAAGCCTTTAATCTGGAATTAGACATTGAAATTTTTGTTCATGAGCAAAATCTAATGATTAAGAATGGCCAGACGGTGTATTTAACTCGCTTGTTGGATGGGAAATATCCAGATACAAGTCGATTAATCCCTGCCACTTCGAAGTCGAAGATGGTGGTCAGCCGAAAAGAGTTATTAGATGGACTTGAACTAGTCAAAGAGATCGCTAACAGCGCGGATGGGAATGCGAATGGAATCATTAAGATCGAGGTAAAAAGCGAAGTATCAATTTCTTCTTTCCAAGCACAGCGCGGAAAAGGAAAAGTAGATGTGGCGTATGACTCCATTGAAGGTGACGGAGAATTTACCCTTTCATGTTCCGCTCGTTATATCATTGATGCCCTAAAAGCTATGGAAACCGAGTATATTACCTTCCAATTCAACGGAACAGCTAGTCCATTTCTGTTGTATCCCGCAGATGAAGGAAAAATAAAAGAGCTACAGCTGGTGTTGCCAGTTCGTACAGCCTAA